The Ensifer adhaerens genome contains a region encoding:
- the xdhB gene encoding xanthine dehydrogenase molybdopterin binding subunit: MDKSTFEERKTIRGEMHVSQRHDSAHKHVSGTADYIDDMPEPAGTLHGALGMTDRAHAEITAMDLSAVAAVPGVMLVLTAKDMPHSNDISPSHLHDEPVLADGLVQFHGQPAFAVIAETRDIARRAARLAKITYRDLPHFTDILDAVAHGGQLVTQPLTLQRGDAEAELEKAPRRLKGSMRVGGQEHFYLEGHIALAIPGEDDEVTVWSSTQHPSEIQHMVSHVLGVPSNAVTVNVRRMGGGFGGKETQGNQFAALAAVAAKKLNRAVKFRPDRDEDMTATGKRHDFLVDYDVGFDDEGRIHAVHANYAARCGYSSDLSGPVTDRALFHADSSYFYPHVKLTSQPLKTNTVSNTAYRGFGGPQGMVGGERIIEEIAYQLGKDPLEIRKLNFYGDKGSGRDVTPYHQQVEDNIIAQIVAELEESADYQARRQAILAFNRESRVIRKGIALTPVKFGISFTMTAFNQAGALVHIYQDGSIHLNHGGTEMGQGLYIKVAQVIADSFQVDLDRVRITATTTGKVPNTSATAASSGSDLNGMAAFDAARQIKDRLVGFACERWQTTPENVSFVANHVKIGEELIPFPEFIKQAYMGRIQLSAAGYYKTPKIHWDRASGRGTPFYYFAYGAAVSEVSIDTLTGEYMVDRVDVLHDVGRSLNPAIDLGQIEGGFVQGMGWLTTEELWWDDKGRLRTHAPSTYKIPLASDRPKIFNVKLAEWSSNAEKTIGRSKAVGEPPFMLPISVLEALSMAVASVADYRECPRLDAPATPERVLMAVERLRNR, encoded by the coding sequence ATGGACAAATCCACCTTCGAGGAACGCAAGACGATCCGCGGCGAGATGCATGTTTCCCAGCGTCACGACAGCGCCCACAAGCATGTCTCCGGCACCGCCGACTACATCGACGACATGCCCGAGCCGGCGGGCACGCTGCATGGCGCGCTTGGCATGACCGACCGGGCGCATGCGGAAATCACCGCCATGGACCTTTCGGCCGTCGCCGCCGTGCCCGGTGTCATGCTGGTGCTGACCGCCAAGGACATGCCGCATTCCAACGACATCAGCCCGAGCCACCTGCATGACGAGCCGGTGCTTGCCGATGGCCTCGTGCAGTTTCATGGCCAGCCGGCCTTCGCCGTGATTGCAGAAACCCGTGACATCGCCCGTCGGGCGGCAAGGCTCGCCAAGATCACCTATCGCGACCTGCCGCATTTCACCGACATTCTCGATGCCGTCGCCCATGGCGGGCAGTTGGTCACCCAGCCGCTCACGCTGCAGCGCGGCGATGCCGAGGCGGAGCTGGAAAAGGCGCCACGGCGGCTCAAAGGCAGCATGCGCGTCGGCGGACAGGAGCATTTCTACCTCGAAGGCCATATCGCCCTTGCCATTCCCGGCGAGGACGACGAGGTCACCGTCTGGTCCTCGACCCAGCATCCGAGCGAGATCCAGCACATGGTCTCGCACGTGCTCGGCGTGCCCTCCAATGCGGTGACCGTGAACGTGCGCCGCATGGGTGGTGGCTTCGGCGGCAAGGAAACGCAAGGAAACCAGTTCGCAGCCCTTGCCGCGGTCGCGGCGAAGAAGCTCAACCGCGCCGTCAAGTTCCGCCCGGATCGCGACGAGGACATGACGGCAACCGGCAAGCGCCACGACTTCCTCGTCGATTACGACGTCGGCTTCGACGACGAGGGCCGCATCCATGCGGTCCATGCCAACTACGCGGCGCGCTGCGGCTACTCTTCGGACCTCTCCGGCCCGGTCACAGACCGTGCGCTGTTCCATGCGGACAGCTCCTATTTCTATCCGCATGTGAAGCTCACCTCACAGCCGCTGAAGACCAACACGGTCTCAAACACCGCTTATCGTGGCTTCGGCGGCCCGCAAGGCATGGTCGGCGGCGAGCGCATCATCGAGGAAATCGCCTACCAGCTCGGCAAGGATCCGCTCGAAATCCGCAAGCTGAATTTCTATGGCGACAAGGGCTCCGGCCGCGATGTCACGCCCTACCATCAGCAGGTCGAAGACAACATCATCGCGCAGATCGTCGCGGAGCTGGAAGAAAGCGCCGACTATCAGGCGCGCCGTCAGGCGATCCTCGCGTTCAATCGGGAAAGCCGCGTCATCCGCAAGGGCATCGCGCTGACGCCGGTGAAGTTCGGCATCTCCTTCACCATGACCGCCTTCAACCAGGCGGGCGCGCTTGTGCATATCTACCAGGACGGCTCGATCCACCTCAACCACGGCGGCACCGAGATGGGCCAAGGCCTCTACATCAAGGTCGCGCAGGTGATCGCCGACAGCTTCCAGGTCGACCTCGACCGCGTTCGCATCACTGCGACGACGACCGGCAAGGTGCCGAACACGTCGGCGACCGCCGCCTCTTCGGGCTCTGACTTGAACGGCATGGCCGCCTTCGACGCCGCGCGCCAGATCAAGGACCGTCTCGTCGGTTTCGCCTGCGAGCGCTGGCAGACGACGCCCGAGAATGTCAGCTTCGTCGCCAACCACGTGAAGATCGGCGAGGAGCTGATCCCCTTCCCTGAATTCATCAAGCAGGCCTATATGGGCCGTATCCAGCTTTCGGCCGCCGGCTACTACAAGACGCCGAAGATCCACTGGGATCGAGCCAGCGGCCGCGGCACACCCTTCTATTACTTCGCCTATGGCGCTGCGGTTTCGGAGGTTTCGATCGACACGCTGACCGGCGAATACATGGTCGACCGGGTCGACGTGCTGCACGACGTCGGCCGTTCGCTCAATCCGGCGATCGACCTCGGTCAGATCGAGGGCGGCTTCGTGCAAGGGATGGGCTGGCTGACGACGGAAGAGCTCTGGTGGGACGACAAGGGACGGCTTCGCACGCACGCCCCCTCCACCTACAAGATCCCCCTTGCCTCCGACCGGCCGAAGATCTTCAACGTCAAGCTTGCCGAATGGTCGAGCAACGCCGAGAAGACCATTGGCCGCTCCAAGGCGGTGGGAGAGCCGCCCTTCATGCTGCCGATCTCGGTTCTGGAAGCCCTGTCGATGGCGGTGGCGAGTGTCGCCGACTACCGCGAGTGCCCGCGGCTCGATGCTCCGGCAACACCGGAGCGTGTGCTGATGGCCGTCGAACGTCTGCGCAATCGCTGA
- a CDS encoding LysR substrate-binding domain-containing protein gives MKMSKQFPLNALRVFEAVARLGSFTKAGEELGMTQTAVSYQVKLIEENVGEPLFLRRPRQISLTEVGQRMAPRVTEAFEMLQEAVSNARGDIDSALLISSTPTFASQWLARNIGSFQLAHPNIAVRLTTSDSLTDFTREPADLAIRSGAGVWPGLDTHPLMRVEFSPMLSPALAETIGGVHEPRDLLKLRIIDPGDPWWPMWFKAAGVKDPDLEGRPHSRLGAQSFEARAAIAGQGVAILTPEFYPDDVALGRLYQPFELRCSDGCDYWLAYPHARRNTPKIRIFRDWILGELCAPNFLQANSA, from the coding sequence ATGAAGATGTCGAAGCAGTTTCCGCTGAATGCGCTGCGGGTCTTCGAGGCGGTCGCAAGGCTCGGCAGCTTCACCAAGGCCGGTGAAGAGCTGGGCATGACCCAGACGGCCGTAAGCTACCAGGTCAAGTTGATCGAGGAGAATGTCGGCGAGCCGCTGTTCCTGCGGCGCCCGCGCCAGATCTCGCTGACGGAAGTCGGCCAGCGCATGGCGCCGCGCGTCACCGAAGCCTTCGAGATGCTGCAGGAAGCGGTTTCGAATGCCCGTGGCGATATCGACAGCGCGCTCCTGATCAGCTCGACGCCGACCTTCGCCTCGCAATGGCTTGCCCGCAACATCGGCAGCTTCCAGCTCGCCCATCCGAACATCGCCGTTCGGCTGACGACCAGCGACTCGCTCACCGATTTTACCCGCGAACCGGCCGACCTTGCCATCCGCTCCGGTGCCGGCGTCTGGCCCGGCCTCGACACGCATCCGCTGATGCGGGTGGAATTCAGCCCGATGCTGAGTCCGGCGCTTGCCGAGACCATTGGCGGCGTGCACGAGCCGCGCGACCTGCTGAAGCTGCGCATCATCGATCCCGGTGACCCCTGGTGGCCGATGTGGTTCAAGGCCGCCGGCGTCAAGGATCCCGATCTCGAAGGACGGCCGCACAGCCGCCTCGGCGCGCAATCCTTCGAGGCGCGCGCCGCCATCGCCGGCCAGGGCGTGGCGATCCTGACGCCGGAATTCTACCCCGATGACGTGGCGCTCGGTCGGCTCTACCAGCCCTTCGAGCTGCGCTGCAGCGACGGCTGCGATTATTGGCTCGCCTATCCGCACGCCCGCCGCAACACACCCAAGATCAGGATTTTCCGCGACTGGATCCTCGGCGAACTTTGCGCGCCGAACTTCCTGCAAGCAAATAGCGCTTGA